In one window of Cytophagaceae bacterium ABcell3 DNA:
- a CDS encoding PAS domain S-box protein, whose product MSKNTPGGSHAKQLKAIFDSVIDGIITIDHKGIIQTVNPATLEIFGYSESELIGQNVKMLMPEPDRSKHDQYIHNYEKTGEAKIIGKGREVKGKKKDGTLFPFLLSISETEIDGEKIYTGIIHDISKLKMAEEALVESEHKITSIINAAVDGVITINTRGIIEMVNPSAARIFGYEQDELLGKSINMLMPEPDRSHHDAYVNNYLKTGHHRIIGIGREVTGLRKDGTTFPFFLSISEVKLKDRVIFTGFVHDITEQKMAEEQLRRYAAELERSNSELQDFAYVSSHDLQEPLRKIQAFGDRLKSKDSDKLSEQGKDYLNRMLNAAFRMQRLINDLLNFSRITTKAESYSAVDLNKIFKEVKSDLVISIEKNQAEVTAEDLPTIEADETQMRQLFQNLIANAIKFRKDDEAPRVKVYAKHVQRKPHLTGTPGDELAEIYFEDNGIGFDTKYLEKIFNIFQRLEGQKYEGSGIGLSVCRKIAMRHGGDITAQSKPGVGTTFIVSLSLRQPKS is encoded by the coding sequence ATGAGCAAGAATACACCCGGTGGCTCTCACGCCAAACAGCTAAAAGCAATTTTTGATAGTGTAATTGATGGGATTATTACTATAGATCATAAGGGGATTATTCAAACTGTTAACCCTGCGACACTAGAAATTTTTGGATACTCTGAGTCAGAACTTATTGGGCAGAATGTAAAAATGCTTATGCCTGAACCTGATCGCTCTAAGCATGACCAGTATATTCATAACTATGAAAAGACAGGAGAAGCTAAAATAATTGGTAAAGGGAGGGAGGTTAAAGGAAAGAAAAAAGATGGCACTTTGTTCCCATTTTTGTTAAGTATCAGTGAAACTGAAATTGATGGAGAGAAAATTTACACAGGAATTATTCATGATATCAGTAAGTTAAAAATGGCTGAAGAGGCTTTGGTCGAGAGCGAGCATAAAATCACTTCTATTATCAATGCTGCTGTTGATGGAGTTATTACTATCAATACACGAGGGATTATAGAAATGGTCAATCCTTCCGCTGCCCGTATTTTTGGATATGAGCAGGATGAACTTTTAGGTAAAAGTATTAATATGCTTATGCCTGAGCCTGATAGGAGTCATCATGACGCCTATGTTAATAATTATCTAAAAACCGGACATCATAGGATTATTGGTATAGGGAGAGAGGTAACAGGACTGAGGAAAGATGGCACAACTTTCCCTTTCTTTTTAAGTATTAGTGAGGTGAAACTGAAGGATAGGGTCATATTTACAGGTTTTGTGCATGATATCACAGAGCAAAAAATGGCTGAAGAACAGTTGAGACGCTATGCTGCCGAACTTGAACGTAGTAACTCCGAACTTCAGGATTTTGCTTATGTATCCTCTCACGACCTTCAGGAGCCTTTGAGAAAAATACAGGCCTTTGGTGATCGGCTGAAGTCTAAAGATAGTGACAAACTTAGCGAGCAAGGGAAAGATTATTTGAACAGGATGCTCAACGCAGCCTTTCGGATGCAACGTTTAATTAATGATTTACTCAACTTTTCAAGGATTACTACCAAGGCAGAGTCATATTCTGCGGTAGACCTTAACAAGATTTTTAAAGAAGTTAAATCTGACCTTGTTATCAGTATTGAAAAAAATCAGGCTGAGGTCACTGCCGAGGACCTGCCTACCATAGAAGCCGATGAAACACAAATGAGGCAGCTTTTTCAAAACTTGATCGCTAATGCTATTAAGTTTAGAAAGGATGACGAAGCACCTCGTGTCAAAGTATATGCAAAGCATGTGCAGAGAAAACCACATTTAACAGGTACCCCGGGCGATGAACTGGCTGAAATTTATTTTGAAGACAACGGTATTGGTTTTGATACCAAGTATTTAGAGAAAATTTTTAATATTTTTCAGCGCTTAGAGGGGCAAAAATATGAAGGTTCAGGCATTGGACTATCTGTGTGTAGAAAAATTGCGATGAGGCACGGTGGTGATATCACAGCTCAAAGTAAACCTGGAGTAGGAACTACTTTTATAGTTTCTCTCTCACTTAGACAACCAAAAAGTTGA
- a CDS encoding glycosyltransferase — protein sequence MIKGESFICLALNTWDSDHMNTLVQIMGPMSKYNKVLYVDYQFTIKDLVVAMYGNKGIPVRKIAGWDDRLSVVKTKYGSEVYVLNVPPVLPVNWLKNYSIHDQMLRVNAEIVRRSVVKASERLGINDPIVVSGYNPFYGLATAGSFNEKLNVYYCYDEIKGDQRYKYHGTRIEEQYLSKADLVVTTSDALYQSKASCCKSCYVIKNGVDFELFHKASGGVNHGSERKVVAYTGSIDERFHTEVMVHAIEHMPDVDFTFVGRITNFSAAAAMSRYPNVNILGSRAPEEVPTFLKKADVGVIPYLKNEVTSGVYPLKINEYLAAGKPVVMTKFAELNEFEGLVSFVESKEEFLRALKFELESDNNEKQAQRIDTARKNSWEHRVEEFSTVLIETLTEKEKLTTREGNLLSR from the coding sequence ATGATCAAAGGTGAATCTTTTATTTGTCTGGCCCTAAATACTTGGGATAGCGATCATATGAACACGCTCGTTCAGATCATGGGGCCGATGAGTAAATATAATAAAGTGTTGTATGTTGACTATCAGTTTACTATAAAAGACCTTGTTGTCGCTATGTACGGCAACAAGGGTATTCCAGTAAGGAAAATAGCAGGTTGGGATGACCGGTTGTCGGTCGTTAAGACTAAATATGGGTCTGAAGTGTATGTGCTTAATGTACCACCAGTGCTGCCGGTCAACTGGTTGAAGAACTATAGTATTCATGATCAGATGCTGAGGGTAAATGCGGAAATCGTTCGTAGAAGTGTGGTTAAGGCTTCTGAAAGGCTAGGCATCAATGACCCAATAGTGGTTTCTGGTTATAATCCTTTTTACGGGCTCGCAACTGCGGGAAGCTTTAATGAAAAGCTGAATGTGTATTACTGTTATGACGAAATAAAAGGTGACCAAAGATATAAATATCATGGCACTAGGATTGAAGAGCAGTATTTGTCAAAAGCCGACCTGGTGGTGACTACATCTGATGCTTTGTATCAATCGAAAGCAAGTTGCTGTAAGTCCTGTTATGTAATAAAAAACGGGGTGGATTTTGAGCTTTTTCATAAAGCTTCCGGTGGAGTAAATCATGGAAGTGAGCGTAAAGTTGTGGCATATACGGGCAGCATAGATGAGCGATTCCATACAGAGGTCATGGTGCATGCTATTGAGCATATGCCTGATGTCGATTTTACTTTTGTAGGCAGGATCACAAACTTTTCGGCAGCGGCAGCTATGTCTCGATATCCTAATGTTAATATTTTAGGTAGCCGTGCGCCAGAAGAAGTCCCTACTTTTCTGAAAAAGGCGGATGTTGGGGTTATCCCGTACCTGAAAAATGAAGTCACTAGCGGTGTTTACCCTCTCAAGATCAATGAATATTTGGCCGCTGGGAAACCTGTGGTAATGACAAAGTTTGCCGAATTGAATGAATTTGAGGGCTTGGTGAGTTTTGTCGAAAGCAAAGAAGAGTTCTTGCGTGCTTTAAAATTTGAACTAGAGAGCGATAACAACGAAAAACAAGCGCAGAGGATAGATACTGCCAGGAAAAACTCCTGGGAACATAGGGTGGAAGAGTTTTCCACTGTTCTGATTGAAACTTTGACTGAAAAAGAAAAATTGACAACTAGGGAAGGAAATCTGCTCAGCAGGTGA
- a CDS encoding sugar transferase: MKKSTYTDSKVDVGQGSLRRSLPDHKIALIDNDQKRVENFLKKTSESFEVFVFDNGFKLYNWIQKGGVVNAVVSSGKFNSPNGMSLLQHLRNAPESAHLPFVFLVPDIDNERRLKLLKARVNEIFTYDFSGEDFKLRVSFLIKNALSDKKKRAALNGLQEYKMPFVKRAFDVVFASVALLFLSPFFFLLGVAIKLESRGPIFYAAKRAGTGYKIFDFYKFRSMRKDADALLKDMSHLNQYKKSNASAPVYEDGGKPAVIPNTVMENPVDSKFAKVSNYIQNQYNTMDAKGQSLPALCDECRERGVACRSVLMLDDKIVCEKLHLKEKKERAAGETFLKIKDDPRVTKIGKFIRNTSIDELPQLFNVLKGDMSIVGNRPLPLYEAEKITVDQFTLRFMAPAGITGLWQVTKRGTSEMSEEERMQLDNDYAKNYSFWRDIKIILKTIPALLQKENV, encoded by the coding sequence ATGAAAAAGTCAACATATACTGATAGTAAAGTAGATGTTGGGCAGGGTTCTTTAAGAAGAAGCCTGCCTGACCATAAAATAGCCCTTATTGATAATGATCAAAAAAGGGTGGAGAACTTTTTGAAGAAGACCTCAGAAAGTTTTGAGGTCTTTGTGTTTGATAACGGCTTTAAACTATACAATTGGATACAAAAGGGTGGAGTGGTAAATGCAGTGGTTTCGTCTGGCAAATTTAACAGCCCTAATGGGATGTCGCTTTTGCAACACCTGCGAAATGCCCCAGAGTCTGCGCACTTGCCGTTTGTTTTCCTTGTTCCGGATATCGATAACGAGAGAAGGTTAAAACTGCTCAAAGCGCGCGTAAATGAAATCTTTACGTATGATTTTTCAGGCGAAGACTTTAAGCTGAGGGTTAGTTTCCTTATAAAAAATGCCTTATCAGATAAAAAGAAGCGTGCGGCACTCAATGGGTTACAGGAGTACAAAATGCCTTTTGTAAAACGTGCTTTCGATGTGGTGTTTGCTTCTGTGGCTTTACTTTTCTTGTCTCCTTTTTTCTTTTTACTAGGGGTTGCTATAAAGCTGGAAAGTAGAGGGCCAATCTTTTATGCAGCTAAAAGGGCTGGTACTGGTTATAAAATCTTTGACTTTTATAAGTTTAGGTCTATGCGCAAAGATGCTGATGCCTTGCTAAAGGATATGTCGCACCTAAACCAATATAAAAAGTCTAATGCTTCAGCACCTGTTTACGAAGATGGCGGGAAACCGGCTGTGATCCCAAACACTGTTATGGAGAACCCTGTTGATTCGAAATTTGCCAAAGTAAGTAATTATATACAGAACCAGTATAACACCATGGATGCCAAAGGTCAGTCTTTGCCTGCCCTGTGTGATGAATGTCGGGAGCGTGGGGTGGCCTGTCGTAGCGTGCTGATGTTGGACGACAAAATTGTATGTGAAAAGCTCCACCTAAAGGAGAAAAAAGAACGTGCCGCAGGAGAAACTTTCCTCAAAATCAAGGACGACCCAAGGGTTACCAAGATTGGTAAGTTTATCAGAAATACCAGTATTGATGAACTGCCTCAGTTATTTAATGTACTCAAAGGCGATATGTCCATAGTGGGCAACAGGCCTTTGCCTTTGTATGAAGCAGAAAAAATTACTGTAGACCAATTTACCCTTAGGTTTATGGCTCCTGCTGGAATTACAGGCTTGTGGCAGGTAACTAAAAGAGGAACTTCTGAAATGTCTGAGGAGGAAAGAATGCAATTGGATAACGACTATGCCAAAAACTACAGTTTTTGGAGAGACATAAAAATAATACTTAAAACTATTCCGGCACTCTTGCAGAAAGAGAATGTCTAA
- a CDS encoding response regulator, which translates to MNNLNNSIVILIADDDAEDRMLIKDALDESRLVNSLQFVEDGEQLMDYLLNRGKFSDKEKYPKPGLIMLDLNMPRKDGREALKEIKEHPDLRKIPVVILTTSKAEEDILKTYDIGVSSFITKPVTFSSLVEIMRTLSKYWFEIVELPKNKKNSGS; encoded by the coding sequence ATGAATAATTTAAATAACTCCATTGTGATACTTATAGCCGACGATGATGCTGAAGACCGGATGTTGATTAAAGATGCTTTGGATGAAAGCAGATTGGTCAATAGTCTTCAGTTTGTTGAAGATGGTGAGCAACTTATGGACTACTTGCTGAACCGCGGAAAGTTTTCAGACAAAGAAAAGTATCCTAAACCAGGTTTGATCATGTTAGATCTTAACATGCCTCGCAAAGATGGTAGGGAAGCCCTTAAGGAAATTAAGGAACACCCTGACTTGCGTAAAATACCTGTTGTGATCCTTACTACCTCTAAAGCCGAGGAAGATATTTTAAAAACTTATGATATCGGAGTTAGCTCTTTTATCACTAAACCGGTCACTTTTTCTTCTCTAGTAGAGATTATGAGAACGCTGAGCAAGTATTGGTTTGAGATTGTCGAATTGCCAAAGAATAAGAAAAACTCAGGTTCTTAA
- a CDS encoding TolC family protein: MKFLFSNKQLLGLAAACFMAFLSEEAIGQDEPQTEDELDILRSPMGQDLEEELIPLGDIIGIAMENSPFLTFEEAQIRSHKEQVTIAKRDFHRNLALMGNYATGNQRFIIDGAQGAGMQSNLLDGYRISLNLQIPLSDFTTRKQQIRVSQAELDAARSRMGQAEIELKRQVVEEYNALLSAQKVLRIVSTNKENSSIMQEMAERQFRDGVITVEELARVNEIATNAEINFEEMKRNFNTLYMQFENLVGVPITTLMRER, encoded by the coding sequence ATGAAATTTTTATTTAGCAATAAGCAACTTTTAGGATTGGCAGCTGCCTGTTTTATGGCTTTTTTGTCTGAAGAGGCTATAGGGCAGGACGAGCCACAAACAGAAGACGAACTTGATATATTACGGTCTCCTATGGGACAAGACCTTGAAGAGGAATTGATCCCACTAGGAGATATTATTGGAATAGCTATGGAAAACTCGCCTTTTCTAACATTTGAAGAGGCGCAAATAAGAAGCCATAAAGAACAAGTAACCATTGCCAAAAGGGACTTTCATAGAAATTTAGCATTAATGGGTAATTATGCTACTGGTAACCAAAGGTTCATTATTGATGGTGCACAAGGTGCCGGTATGCAAAGTAACCTTTTGGACGGTTATAGGATAAGCCTTAACCTGCAAATTCCTTTAAGTGATTTCACAACCAGGAAACAGCAGATTAGGGTTAGTCAAGCTGAATTGGATGCGGCCAGGTCCAGAATGGGACAGGCAGAGATTGAGCTTAAAAGGCAGGTGGTAGAGGAGTACAATGCGCTCCTTTCCGCCCAAAAAGTACTGCGGATTGTCAGCACGAACAAAGAGAATTCCAGTATTATGCAGGAAATGGCTGAACGTCAGTTTAGGGACGGGGTTATTACTGTAGAAGAACTGGCCAGGGTAAATGAAATTGCAACGAATGCTGAAATTAACTTTGAAGAAATGAAAAGGAATTTCAATACCCTGTACATGCAGTTCGAAAATTTAGTTGGTGTACCAATAACTACTTTAATGAGAGAGCGATGA
- the priA gene encoding primosomal protein N', which translates to MSNPLQQKEAELYADLIVPAPVPNLYTYSIPDHLKGLVHPGFRVIVRFGKKKIVTAVVAHIHNNPPQVYETKDIMEVLDDEPTMNSFQLRMLHWMQDYYLSTPGEVLNAALPSGLKVHSQSWIQLNSSYSGDYPFSDTEENIIGILQIKLEITFDELAKMAGIKNIFPHIKSLLAKEKIVVFEEVKEKFTPKTIKKIKLSPLYEDQKNLQNLFLTLEKKPQQTDVLLHYLKQVPIQKNSEGLEKKRLVEVTGADSTIRTLVKKEIFEEFEEVVSRFGKISKEKQDLPVLSEHQESARQEIMKLFQNQETVLLHGITGSGKTEIFIHLITQALQSGMQVLYLLPEIALTTQMVVRLKKVFGDKMGIYHSKFSVNERVETWKGIISGRFSFVIGVRSSIFLPFDNLGLIIVDEEHETSYKQQEPAPRYHARDTALVLAKMHGAKTLLASATPSIESYHLCLTGRRGLVTLNKRFGDTPLPEIIISDTRRAKKFKEMHNDFSPMVLGALEECLKNKEQAIIFRNRRGFSPYLTCEECAHVFKCTNCDVSLTYHMHSNNLRCHYCGYREEVAKECHACGSTRIATTGFGTEKIEQDLSLLLPNAKISRMDTDTVRSKNGYEKIIKAFESKETDILIGTQMVSKGFDFGNVSTVAIMDADQMLNFPDFRSFEKTFQLLVQVSGRAGRRDKRGKVIIQSSDPQHRILKKVIDNDYTGLFKEELAERETFLYPPFSRIIKITIRHTDRNLAERAAYKLVNLLRPNLGNHRVLGPEWPIISKIRNYYLINILLKLEKNKVDIPYAKQLIKKETVNLLNEKTFRQIQVIFDVDPV; encoded by the coding sequence ATGAGCAACCCGCTGCAACAGAAAGAAGCAGAGTTATATGCGGATTTAATAGTACCGGCTCCCGTACCTAATTTATATACCTATAGTATTCCAGATCATCTAAAAGGATTGGTACACCCAGGATTTAGGGTCATAGTGAGGTTTGGAAAAAAGAAAATTGTAACTGCTGTTGTAGCGCATATACACAACAACCCTCCTCAAGTATATGAGACGAAAGATATAATGGAGGTTTTAGATGATGAGCCCACCATGAATTCTTTTCAGCTGCGCATGCTACATTGGATGCAAGACTATTACCTGAGCACACCAGGTGAAGTGTTAAATGCAGCGCTGCCTTCTGGACTCAAAGTACACAGCCAATCATGGATTCAACTAAACAGTTCTTATAGTGGAGACTACCCTTTTTCAGACACTGAAGAAAATATTATAGGCATTCTTCAAATAAAGCTTGAGATCACTTTTGATGAATTGGCGAAAATGGCCGGTATCAAAAATATTTTCCCACACATAAAGTCTTTGTTGGCAAAAGAAAAAATCGTTGTTTTTGAGGAAGTAAAGGAAAAGTTTACGCCCAAAACCATCAAAAAAATAAAACTTTCACCGCTATACGAAGATCAGAAAAACCTGCAAAACTTATTTCTAACCTTAGAAAAAAAGCCTCAGCAGACTGACGTTCTTCTTCATTACCTTAAACAAGTGCCAATTCAGAAAAACTCTGAAGGACTCGAAAAGAAAAGACTAGTGGAAGTAACAGGCGCGGACTCCACCATACGCACCCTGGTAAAAAAAGAAATATTTGAAGAATTTGAGGAGGTTGTGTCCAGGTTTGGCAAAATAAGTAAAGAAAAACAGGATCTTCCCGTTTTATCAGAGCATCAGGAATCCGCGAGACAGGAGATCATGAAGCTTTTTCAAAACCAAGAAACCGTTTTATTGCATGGCATAACAGGCAGTGGCAAAACGGAAATTTTCATACACCTTATAACTCAAGCATTGCAAAGTGGCATGCAAGTGCTGTATTTGCTACCAGAAATCGCACTGACTACCCAAATGGTTGTAAGACTAAAAAAAGTATTTGGGGACAAAATGGGCATATACCATTCAAAGTTTTCGGTCAATGAAAGGGTTGAAACATGGAAAGGGATCATCAGTGGTCGTTTTTCATTTGTAATAGGCGTGCGATCTTCAATATTTCTTCCTTTTGACAATTTAGGATTAATCATAGTAGACGAGGAGCACGAAACTTCATACAAACAACAAGAACCTGCCCCAAGATACCATGCACGGGACACAGCTTTAGTCCTAGCCAAAATGCATGGAGCCAAAACTTTATTAGCGTCAGCTACCCCATCTATAGAATCTTACCATCTATGCCTCACCGGACGCCGTGGACTGGTGACCCTAAACAAACGGTTTGGAGACACCCCGCTTCCTGAAATCATTATTTCTGATACCAGAAGGGCTAAAAAGTTCAAGGAGATGCACAACGATTTTTCTCCTATGGTTTTAGGGGCACTAGAAGAGTGCTTAAAAAATAAAGAGCAGGCTATTATCTTCCGAAACCGTCGAGGTTTCTCGCCCTACTTGACGTGCGAAGAGTGTGCGCATGTCTTTAAGTGTACCAATTGCGACGTCAGCCTTACCTACCACATGCACTCCAACAACCTACGCTGTCACTACTGTGGATATAGAGAAGAAGTAGCCAAAGAGTGCCATGCTTGCGGATCGACAAGAATAGCCACAACCGGATTTGGCACAGAAAAAATAGAGCAAGACTTATCATTACTACTTCCTAACGCCAAAATTAGCCGTATGGATACAGACACTGTTCGAAGCAAAAACGGTTATGAAAAAATTATCAAAGCTTTTGAATCTAAGGAAACGGATATATTAATAGGAACGCAAATGGTCAGCAAAGGCTTTGATTTTGGAAATGTAAGCACCGTAGCCATTATGGATGCGGATCAAATGCTTAACTTTCCAGATTTCAGGTCTTTTGAAAAAACCTTTCAACTGCTGGTACAGGTCAGTGGCCGCGCCGGACGTAGAGACAAGCGGGGTAAAGTAATCATTCAGTCCAGTGATCCCCAACACCGCATTTTAAAGAAAGTGATAGACAATGACTACACCGGCCTTTTTAAAGAAGAGCTTGCAGAACGCGAAACTTTTTTATATCCTCCGTTTTCAAGAATAATTAAGATAACCATTAGGCATACAGATAGAAACCTAGCCGAACGTGCTGCTTATAAACTGGTAAACCTTTTGAGACCCAACTTAGGCAATCATAGAGTACTTGGCCCTGAGTGGCCCATTATTAGCAAAATAAGAAACTACTATCTCATAAATATACTTTTGAAACTCGAAAAAAATAAAGTGGACATTCCATACGCAAAGCAACTTATCAAAAAAGAAACCGTAAACCTTCTGAACGAAAAAACGTTTCGTCAAATACAAGTAATCTTTGATGTAGACCCGGTTTAA
- a CDS encoding hybrid sensor histidine kinase/response regulator: protein MTMPYKDKVNILLVDDDEEDFIITRDIVGEIPNRNYLMKWEPSYDKALESIINREHDVYLIDYRLGARTGLELIKEATSKRAYAPLILLTGQGDVEVDVQAMRAGAADYLIKGNLNPHYLERAIRYSLQHAYNLGQIRKLNFELEARVEERTKELEKTVRKLEFSNNSLKVAQIELSKALEKEKELNELKSRFVTIASHEFRTPLSTILSSVSLVSKYTDPADEDKRLKHINRIKSSVNNLKGILDDFLSISRLEEGNIYNNPVETDLKDFMEEVAEEMRSVAKSGQEIICHFSGETRLINLDRQILKNIIINLLSNAIKYSPAGKAVDFTISTTKKEISLTVKDQGIGIPEKDQPHLFSRFFRANNCGNVQGTGLGLNIVKKYIDILNGSIEYTSQENVGTTFFVRIPLK, encoded by the coding sequence ATGACAATGCCTTATAAGGATAAAGTAAATATACTCCTCGTGGATGATGATGAGGAAGATTTTATTATTACCAGAGATATAGTTGGCGAAATTCCCAATCGGAACTATTTAATGAAATGGGAGCCTTCTTATGACAAGGCACTTGAGTCTATAATTAATAGAGAACACGATGTTTATTTGATAGACTACCGTTTAGGAGCGCGCACCGGGCTTGAGCTTATTAAAGAGGCTACAAGCAAAAGAGCGTACGCTCCTCTTATCCTCCTGACCGGACAAGGCGATGTGGAGGTAGATGTGCAAGCAATGCGGGCAGGTGCGGCAGACTATCTGATCAAAGGGAATTTGAACCCTCATTACCTAGAGCGGGCCATCAGGTATAGCTTACAACATGCGTATAACCTTGGCCAAATCCGAAAGCTGAACTTTGAGTTAGAAGCAAGGGTTGAGGAGCGGACAAAAGAGTTGGAAAAAACAGTGCGGAAACTAGAGTTCTCGAATAATAGTTTAAAGGTCGCTCAAATTGAACTTAGCAAAGCTCTAGAAAAAGAAAAAGAGCTTAATGAGCTGAAGTCTCGATTTGTTACTATTGCATCTCATGAATTTCGTACGCCACTGAGTACTATTCTTTCTTCGGTTTCACTGGTATCAAAATACACCGACCCTGCCGATGAAGACAAACGCTTAAAGCATATTAACCGTATTAAGAGTTCGGTAAACAATCTTAAAGGTATTTTAGATGACTTTTTGTCCATTAGTAGGTTAGAGGAAGGGAATATTTATAATAATCCAGTAGAAACCGACTTGAAAGATTTTATGGAAGAGGTTGCTGAAGAGATGCGGTCTGTTGCTAAATCTGGGCAGGAAATCATTTGTCATTTTTCAGGAGAAACTCGCTTAATCAATCTAGATAGGCAAATCTTGAAAAATATTATCATAAATTTACTTAGTAATGCCATTAAGTATTCTCCTGCTGGAAAAGCTGTTGATTTTACTATAAGCACTACCAAAAAGGAAATTTCCTTAACGGTGAAAGATCAAGGTATTGGGATTCCTGAAAAGGATCAGCCACACCTCTTTTCTCGTTTTTTTAGGGCCAACAACTGTGGAAATGTGCAAGGAACTGGGTTGGGATTAAATATAGTTAAGAAGTATATTGATATATTAAATGGCAGCATTGAATATACCAGTCAGGAGAATGTTGGCACTACTTTTTTTGTACGAATACCTTTAAAATGA
- a CDS encoding response regulator, which produces MKKILLIEDNPDIRENTAEILSLANFDVLTAENGKIGVDLAKKEMPDLIICDIMMPELDGFGVLHMLAKNPATAGIPFIFLTAKSEREDFRKGMNLGADDYLTKPFDDLELLDAIEIRLKKNEIIKTEFSKSAEGLDEFMNEARGFEGLNKMLADEKKTITYKKKHNIFSEGSYPNAIYFINKGKVKTFKSNEDGREYITGLYKEGDFIGYTDLLEENYYSESAETLEETELVVIPKQDFFSLVHQNRDVSAKFIKMLANNLIEKEERLLKLAYNSVRKRVAESLIMLRDRYKKESDSQFKMAVSREDLSNIVGASKETVIRTLADFKEEKLVDLSGSTITLLDEGKLEKMRN; this is translated from the coding sequence ATGAAAAAGATACTTCTAATTGAAGATAATCCTGATATCAGGGAAAATACAGCGGAGATCTTGTCTCTTGCAAACTTTGATGTGCTTACTGCTGAAAATGGTAAAATAGGTGTTGATTTGGCTAAAAAAGAAATGCCTGATTTGATTATATGCGATATTATGATGCCAGAACTCGATGGGTTTGGTGTACTGCATATGCTTGCCAAGAACCCTGCTACTGCCGGCATACCATTTATTTTCCTTACTGCGAAATCTGAAAGAGAAGATTTTAGAAAAGGTATGAATCTGGGTGCAGATGACTACCTTACCAAACCTTTTGATGACCTAGAACTGCTAGACGCTATTGAAATTCGTTTGAAAAAGAATGAGATTATAAAAACAGAATTTTCTAAAAGTGCTGAAGGCCTAGACGAGTTCATGAACGAAGCGAGAGGCTTTGAAGGGTTGAACAAGATGCTGGCTGATGAGAAGAAAACCATTACTTATAAAAAGAAACACAATATTTTCTCTGAAGGAAGTTACCCTAATGCCATTTATTTTATTAATAAAGGCAAAGTAAAAACTTTTAAAAGCAATGAAGACGGCAGAGAGTATATTACTGGTCTTTATAAAGAAGGTGACTTTATAGGCTATACGGATCTTTTGGAGGAAAACTATTATTCTGAATCTGCTGAAACCTTAGAGGAAACCGAACTGGTGGTTATCCCAAAGCAGGACTTTTTCTCTTTGGTACATCAGAATAGGGATGTTTCTGCTAAATTTATTAAAATGCTTGCTAATAACCTTATAGAGAAGGAAGAGAGGCTCTTGAAGCTTGCTTATAACTCAGTAAGAAAACGTGTGGCTGAATCTCTAATTATGCTTAGGGATAGGTATAAAAAAGAATCTGATAGCCAGTTTAAAATGGCGGTTTCCAGAGAAGATCTTTCCAATATTGTAGGGGCTTCAAAAGAAACTGTTATTAGAACCCTAGCCGATTTTAAGGAAGAGAAGTTGGTAGATTTGTCTGGTAGTACAATAACACTACTGGATGAGGGCAAACTTGAAAAAATGAGGAACTAG
- a CDS encoding response regulator — protein MEKGYNDITVLAIDDINSTLAIIEYTLNKKYNVKTMGTGTEALEWMNEGNLPDLIICDLHMPEMEGVDFIKHIRASGFFKDIPLLVLSSNELSSVRIKCLKAGADDFMVKPFNPEELEARVDNLLRRTIKV, from the coding sequence ATGGAAAAGGGATATAATGATATTACTGTGTTGGCAATTGATGATATTAATTCTACGCTTGCAATTATAGAATATACATTAAATAAGAAGTATAATGTAAAAACCATGGGTACTGGAACAGAGGCCTTGGAGTGGATGAACGAAGGAAACCTGCCAGACCTTATCATTTGTGACCTTCACATGCCCGAAATGGAAGGGGTAGATTTCATAAAGCACATCAGAGCAAGTGGTTTTTTTAAAGACATTCCTTTGTTGGTTCTTTCGAGCAATGAACTAAGCTCGGTAAGAATTAAATGTTTGAAAGCGGGGGCTGATGATTTTATGGTGAAGCCTTTTAATCCGGAAGAACTTGAAGCAAGGGTTGATAACCTGTTAAGAAGAACAATTAAAGTCTGA